Proteins co-encoded in one Flavobacteriaceae bacterium MAR_2009_75 genomic window:
- a CDS encoding miniconductance mechanosensitive channel: protein MNKGLSRILHNYFLEIGMGENAASYLNMLILMVSALILAWFLDVIIWKVLRNISLRFARKSKTNYDNFLVANKVPRYVAHILPLALLFETLRFAFIDFEYAGNIVFKILSILFVFLTLFTVKSIFRSTNDYLKTKPKFRDKPMDSYIQVFMIFAWVVGIMTIIAIITGVEFIKFFTALGAGSAVIILIFKDSILGLVASIQVSINDMVRIGDWITFDKFGADGDVVEITLATVKVQNFDKTITTIPTYSLISDSFKNWRGMQESGGRRIKRSLIISQRSIRFLSDEDVENLKKIQLVQPYLDSRSEQINAHNESNQIDKNLAINGRNLTNIGVFRKYINDYLDSHSATNKGMTLMVRQLEPTPQGIPLEIYVFSSDKRWENYEYIMADIFDHLIAALPYFDLEIFELPTSLAPVPQI, encoded by the coding sequence ATGAACAAGGGATTATCACGAATACTTCACAATTACTTTCTTGAAATAGGAATGGGCGAAAATGCCGCCTCCTACCTCAACATGCTCATACTAATGGTAAGCGCGCTCATATTGGCGTGGTTTTTAGACGTGATTATTTGGAAGGTTTTACGTAACATTTCACTGCGTTTTGCCCGAAAGTCTAAAACAAACTATGATAACTTTTTGGTCGCAAATAAAGTTCCGCGTTATGTGGCCCATATATTGCCATTGGCCCTTTTATTTGAGACATTACGATTTGCGTTTATCGATTTTGAATATGCCGGAAACATCGTTTTTAAAATTCTAAGTATACTCTTTGTTTTTCTAACTCTTTTTACGGTCAAAAGCATATTTAGAAGCACCAACGATTACTTAAAAACTAAACCCAAATTTCGTGACAAACCCATGGACAGCTACATTCAGGTGTTCATGATTTTTGCCTGGGTTGTTGGTATTATGACCATTATCGCCATCATCACGGGTGTAGAATTCATTAAATTTTTTACTGCCTTAGGCGCGGGTTCGGCGGTAATTATATTGATATTTAAAGACTCCATTTTAGGCTTGGTCGCAAGTATTCAGGTAAGCATCAATGATATGGTGCGCATTGGCGACTGGATTACTTTCGATAAATTCGGAGCTGATGGCGATGTCGTCGAAATTACCCTAGCTACGGTCAAAGTACAGAATTTCGATAAGACGATTACCACCATACCTACATACTCGTTAATTTCAGATTCTTTCAAAAATTGGCGTGGCATGCAAGAATCAGGGGGTAGGCGCATCAAACGTTCATTGATTATCAGTCAAAGAAGTATTCGATTCTTATCTGATGAAGATGTTGAAAACCTAAAGAAAATTCAGCTCGTTCAACCATATTTAGACTCACGAAGTGAGCAAATAAATGCTCATAACGAATCGAATCAAATAGATAAAAATTTGGCAATTAACGGAAGAAACTTGACTAACATCGGGGTATTCAGAAAGTATATAAATGATTATCTTGACAGTCATTCAGCGACCAACAAAGGTATGACTTTAATGGTGCGTCAGTTAGAGCCCACGCCGCAGGGCATTCCATTAGAAATTTATGTTTTTAGTTCTGACAAGAGATGGGAAAACTATGAATATATAATGGCCGACATATTCGACCACCTTATTGCGGCATTGCCCTATTTTGATTTAGAAATATTTGAATTGCCAACCTCGTTGGCGCCTGTACCGCAAATTTAA
- a CDS encoding rhamnogalacturonyl hydrolase YesR: MKKIATFTLLLFSSALIYAQPFDREKVLEHMQMANAYFMKKWPDVGKTIVTNKERPSNIWTRGVYYEGLMALYEIWPKEEYYQYAYDWAEFHNWSFRYGTANRNADDYCAAQTYIDLYNLAPESIKLKNTRSTMNMLLNTPQNDDWWWIDAIQMGMPVFAKMGVLENDERYYQKMYEMYMFTRNEHGEKGLYNPEDGLWWRDADFDPPYTEPNGEDSYWSRGNGWVIAALAKVLSIVPENTPHREQYIKDFKAMAKALVPIQRKDGFWNVSLHDPKNYGGKELSGTALFTYAMAYGVNNDLLDRETYLPIIKRAWEAMISDGLHESGFLGYLQSTGKEPKDGQPLSYDKVPDFEDYGLGCFLLAGSEVYKMK, translated from the coding sequence ATGAAAAAAATAGCAACATTTACCCTTCTTCTTTTCTCTTCTGCCCTAATCTATGCGCAACCTTTCGACAGAGAAAAAGTATTGGAACATATGCAAATGGCCAATGCTTATTTTATGAAGAAATGGCCCGATGTAGGCAAAACTATCGTTACTAACAAAGAACGCCCCAGTAATATCTGGACACGCGGTGTCTATTACGAAGGTCTAATGGCTTTATACGAGATTTGGCCAAAAGAGGAATATTACCAATACGCTTACGACTGGGCCGAGTTTCATAACTGGAGCTTTCGATATGGCACCGCCAACCGAAATGCCGATGATTATTGCGCCGCCCAAACCTATATTGACCTATACAATCTAGCCCCTGAATCAATCAAGTTAAAAAACACGAGGTCCACCATGAATATGTTGCTGAATACACCTCAAAATGATGATTGGTGGTGGATCGATGCCATACAGATGGGCATGCCCGTATTTGCAAAGATGGGTGTTCTTGAAAATGATGAGCGCTATTATCAAAAGATGTACGAAATGTATATGTTCACGCGTAATGAACATGGCGAAAAAGGTCTGTACAATCCTGAAGATGGGTTATGGTGGCGCGATGCCGATTTCGACCCGCCCTATACCGAACCCAATGGTGAAGATTCGTATTGGAGCCGTGGCAACGGTTGGGTAATCGCTGCCCTCGCCAAGGTACTTTCGATTGTTCCTGAAAATACTCCGCATCGAGAACAATATATCAAAGATTTTAAGGCCATGGCTAAGGCCCTTGTACCTATTCAAAGAAAAGACGGGTTTTGGAACGTGAGCTTGCATGACCCCAAGAACTATGGTGGAAAGGAATTATCGGGCACTGCGCTTTTCACCTATGCTATGGCTTATGGTGTGAATAACGATTTACTTGATAGAGAAACCTATCTGCCCATCATAAAAAGGGCATGGGAAGCCATGATTTCCGACGGTCTTCATGAATCGGGGTTTTTGGGCTATCTTCAATCCACCGGAAAAGAGCCAAAAGACGGTCAGCCGTTGTCGTACGATAAGGTTCCTGACTTTGAAGATTACGGTTTAGGTTGTTTTCTCTTGGCAGGAAGCGAAGTTTACAAGATGAAATAG
- a CDS encoding alpha-glucosidase (family GH31 glycosyl hydrolase): MNKITSILFVIMLFISSGIHAQTGLGDFKNLIEEKDNTVTFKTENALVKVEFCSSSIVRFRTSWNGDFAPNEHWMVTQYNWPKVNYTNSESDKAFSLKTENLIITISKSPFAITIADNEGKVLMTEQNSQQKLGALKADATVSSTKKLFPEEHFFGFGERMDYLDRRGKKLRLNVGRGQGRPHIVGAYDVLQANYSPVPFFMSTRGYGVFLHNANPTNWDMGHSYDAAYSFSAEGGELDYYFIYGPDFPAILDGYTDITGKAPMLPEFAMGLHVGTYSGGTWGHEAETSTDYVVGLAKKFRELNIPLDVLHLDSTWRIFGENGGTGATSFEWRDTFKNPEAMFKDLYDLNLNMVGLHLRPRFDNGKELRLLDEARKKGYVYPEENNQGEFVNFFDEKSVDWWWNNGVKRVADQGAMFLKTDEGSAFGHKANESEKTGPQGKEVKALHNLFPIAYAKAPYEKFAEYNNMRGMNQTREGYAGIQRYPYIFAGDWPSEWQYFEPVIKAGLNIGLSGVGNWAHCMGGFEHVADPELYIRWTQFGLMSPIAHLFGMEHPNYKEPWNYGEEAQRIFKQYDELRYRLTPYLYSTSYQNHKTGKPIMRALVLDYQNDINVYEITDQYMLGDNLMVCPVVTKGAKTRVVYLPKGNWVDYWSAEQYQGGKHISILCPLDKMPIFVKAGGVLPMQEVVNYVGEKNISSYDLEVYPDGNSIFELYHDDGRSLKYSEGDFAITKIEVDGKNAEKTLITVNSSTGPYNVGELVYNIGVHLDKKPTAVKVNGNSLSISTVDLTSTGAFYTKGRLNIPNLKNQEAQRIEIIK, translated from the coding sequence ATGAATAAAATTACAAGCATACTATTTGTAATCATGCTTTTTATTTCCTCCGGAATTCACGCTCAGACCGGTTTGGGAGATTTTAAAAATTTGATTGAAGAAAAAGATAATACTGTCACTTTTAAAACTGAAAATGCGCTAGTTAAAGTTGAATTTTGTTCTTCTTCCATAGTACGTTTTAGAACAAGTTGGAACGGTGATTTTGCGCCTAACGAGCATTGGATGGTAACCCAATATAATTGGCCGAAAGTCAACTACACCAATTCTGAGAGCGACAAGGCCTTTAGTTTGAAGACTGAAAATTTAATAATTACTATCAGTAAATCGCCATTTGCCATAACTATTGCTGATAATGAGGGCAAGGTATTGATGACCGAACAAAATAGCCAACAAAAATTGGGGGCTCTAAAAGCCGATGCAACTGTTAGTTCTACCAAAAAGCTATTTCCCGAAGAACACTTCTTCGGTTTCGGTGAACGAATGGACTATCTCGATCGTCGCGGCAAGAAATTACGTTTGAATGTGGGCCGTGGACAAGGCCGCCCACACATTGTAGGGGCCTATGATGTCTTACAGGCGAATTATTCGCCCGTTCCCTTTTTTATGAGTACTCGAGGTTACGGTGTTTTTCTACATAATGCAAACCCTACCAACTGGGATATGGGGCATAGCTACGATGCTGCCTATAGTTTTTCGGCCGAAGGGGGCGAGCTCGACTATTATTTTATTTACGGCCCCGATTTTCCTGCTATTCTAGATGGTTATACAGACATTACCGGCAAGGCGCCCATGCTACCCGAATTTGCAATGGGTCTTCATGTGGGTACTTATAGTGGAGGCACTTGGGGTCATGAGGCGGAAACCTCTACCGACTATGTGGTAGGTTTGGCAAAAAAATTCAGGGAATTGAACATTCCTTTAGATGTGTTGCACTTAGATTCTACGTGGCGAATATTTGGTGAAAATGGGGGCACTGGTGCTACATCTTTTGAATGGAGGGATACATTTAAAAATCCTGAAGCTATGTTCAAAGATTTGTATGACCTTAATTTAAATATGGTCGGTCTTCATTTACGGCCACGGTTCGATAATGGTAAAGAACTTCGTTTGTTAGATGAGGCTCGAAAAAAGGGTTATGTCTACCCTGAAGAGAATAATCAGGGAGAATTTGTCAACTTTTTTGACGAAAAATCTGTTGATTGGTGGTGGAATAATGGTGTGAAACGGGTAGCCGACCAAGGCGCTATGTTTTTGAAAACGGATGAAGGTAGTGCTTTCGGCCATAAAGCCAATGAAAGCGAAAAGACAGGCCCTCAGGGCAAAGAAGTAAAGGCTTTACATAATCTTTTTCCCATTGCTTATGCCAAGGCACCGTATGAGAAGTTTGCAGAGTATAATAATATGAGGGGTATGAACCAGACCCGTGAAGGGTATGCGGGGATCCAACGCTACCCTTATATTTTTGCCGGAGATTGGCCCAGTGAATGGCAGTATTTTGAGCCGGTTATAAAAGCGGGACTGAATATTGGTCTTTCCGGTGTGGGTAATTGGGCACATTGTATGGGAGGTTTTGAACATGTGGCCGACCCAGAGCTTTATATTAGGTGGACACAGTTCGGGTTGATGAGTCCGATTGCACATTTGTTCGGTATGGAGCATCCAAATTATAAAGAACCATGGAATTATGGGGAAGAAGCCCAGCGAATATTCAAGCAATATGATGAACTCAGATATCGGTTGACACCTTATTTATACAGTACTTCCTATCAAAACCACAAAACTGGAAAACCAATCATGAGGGCCTTGGTCTTAGATTATCAAAATGACATCAATGTATACGAAATTACCGACCAGTACATGTTGGGCGACAATTTAATGGTGTGCCCTGTTGTCACCAAAGGTGCAAAGACAAGAGTAGTTTATTTGCCTAAAGGTAATTGGGTCGATTATTGGTCAGCAGAGCAATACCAAGGCGGTAAGCATATTAGTATTCTTTGCCCACTAGATAAAATGCCAATTTTCGTAAAAGCTGGCGGAGTATTGCCAATGCAAGAGGTAGTGAATTATGTGGGGGAGAAGAATATTTCATCTTATGATTTAGAAGTATACCCCGATGGTAATAGCATTTTTGAACTGTACCATGACGATGGTAGAAGTTTAAAGTATTCAGAAGGGGACTTTGCGATTACGAAAATTGAGGTTGATGGTAAAAATGCCGAAAAGACTTTAATAACGGTCAATTCAAGTACAGGTCCCTATAATGTGGGTGAATTGGTATACAATATTGGCGTTCATTTAGACAAAAAACCTACAGCCGTTAAGGTTAACGGTAACAGTCTGTCTATATCGACTGTTGACTTGACCAGTACCGGTGCTTTCTATACAAAGGGCAGGCTTAACATTCCGAATTTGAAAAACCAAGAGGCACAACGAATCGAGATTATAAAATAG
- a CDS encoding TonB-linked SusC/RagA family outer membrane protein, with the protein MKCYYLQKWRGILFLLFFTSLSLFAQKQTITGTVTSVDGEPIPGANIVQKGTTNGTVSDFDGNYTIQLLDGESDILIFSYIGFKTLEQAVGNQSTVNVSISEDSKLLDEVVVIGYGSQKKTSVTGAVASFTADGLDERPLARMDQALVGQLAGVRVKQTSGVPGAGFTIQVRGTGSINASNEPLYVIDGFPLDTEGQPSNINPNDIESIQVLKDAASAAIYGSRGANGVVLITTKKGKTGKPNISFNTYTGWNETVKKLDVLSSEEWVERAKEHIDYSYVRNFGDQGASASDTNEQRRIIAGLGADELNTGILYDERWLQPGHPGLDYVDWQDLFFRKGFVQSYQLSASGGTDNTKYYVSGDYLDQEGVAIGVNFERLSVRANVEVKASDKVKFGLNIAPSYNIIKDPGVEGKDAITHIVVGQTPVVESSTGALRTNTGEFPGYAYASSRVSPIAEALNVKRSTNRFRNLASFFVEYQLLPSLTYRGSINSDLQINTSNRFTPSFVTRNRTASGAKSGETRTSFVNEHTLNYNTAFGKHNVNVLGGYSLNVFKFEDYSISATDFPSDEVETINVAATTSGSGSASKNTLVSYFGRLQYNFDEKYIVQGTLRRDGSSRFGDNTKWGVFPSLSVGWRIGEENFLKESELFSELKLRGSWGISGNNNIGNYEHIANLSNTNYSFDGNLIGGQSPGNFANPDLSWEKSETYNFGMDIGLFNNRIFTSFEYYTKRNTDLLLNIPVPTASGFSTALTNIGEVLNKGWEFELSTKNFTKGDFTWSTDLNFSHNTNEVIKLGPDDTPILGGAFDINHNILEVGKPMFTLYLVQQDGLLTSEDIANGVPQYNEQEAGDPKYVDINNDGVITPDDRTYSGHPNPDYIWGITNTFGYKGFDLSVQVQGQWGGKIYSTFGRAMYRTGQGTPDNLLGRGRDRYIWQENAVVTEADVAELERKSPSSFGRIKNTDWLYPNDYWRIRNITLGYDLGSQFESEIITGARIYLSMENWFGGDKYIGGFNPEAVNNSGDDYGAFPLSRAVTLGVNLNL; encoded by the coding sequence ATGAAATGCTACTATCTCCAGAAATGGCGTGGAATTCTGTTCCTGCTATTTTTTACATCTCTCAGTTTATTTGCTCAAAAACAGACAATTACAGGAACGGTAACTTCCGTTGACGGGGAGCCTATACCCGGGGCCAATATCGTTCAAAAGGGTACTACTAACGGAACGGTTTCCGATTTTGACGGCAATTACACCATACAGCTCTTAGATGGTGAAAGTGATATTTTAATTTTTTCCTATATCGGATTCAAAACTTTAGAACAGGCCGTTGGCAATCAATCCACGGTAAACGTTTCCATATCCGAAGACTCTAAACTGCTTGATGAAGTAGTTGTTATAGGGTATGGATCCCAGAAGAAAACAAGTGTGACCGGTGCTGTTGCCTCTTTCACAGCTGATGGTCTTGACGAAAGACCGTTGGCTAGAATGGATCAAGCATTGGTAGGTCAATTGGCAGGTGTTAGGGTGAAACAAACTAGCGGTGTGCCAGGAGCGGGCTTTACTATTCAAGTGAGAGGCACAGGATCTATAAACGCCAGTAACGAACCGTTGTATGTTATTGATGGTTTTCCTCTAGATACTGAAGGGCAGCCATCCAACATAAACCCTAATGATATTGAATCCATACAGGTTCTGAAAGATGCTGCTTCAGCCGCAATTTATGGTTCGAGAGGTGCAAACGGGGTAGTGCTGATAACTACCAAAAAGGGCAAGACCGGTAAGCCGAATATTAGTTTTAATACCTATACCGGCTGGAATGAAACCGTAAAAAAATTAGATGTTCTCTCATCTGAGGAGTGGGTCGAAAGAGCAAAAGAACATATCGATTATTCATATGTGCGGAATTTCGGAGACCAAGGGGCCTCTGCGAGTGACACCAATGAACAACGTAGGATAATAGCCGGTTTGGGTGCTGATGAGTTAAATACAGGTATTCTGTATGATGAGCGTTGGCTGCAACCTGGTCACCCTGGCCTTGACTATGTAGATTGGCAGGATTTATTTTTCCGTAAAGGGTTTGTTCAAAGTTACCAGTTATCTGCCTCTGGTGGCACCGATAATACTAAATACTATGTCTCAGGGGATTATCTTGATCAAGAAGGGGTTGCCATAGGTGTAAATTTTGAAAGGTTAAGCGTAAGGGCTAATGTAGAAGTAAAAGCTTCGGATAAAGTGAAATTCGGATTGAATATAGCGCCTTCTTATAATATTATCAAAGACCCAGGTGTTGAAGGTAAAGATGCGATAACGCATATTGTAGTTGGTCAGACTCCAGTGGTAGAATCATCAACAGGCGCTTTGAGAACCAACACTGGTGAATTTCCAGGATATGCCTATGCTTCTAGCCGAGTTAGCCCGATTGCAGAGGCTCTCAACGTCAAACGATCGACAAATCGATTTAGAAATTTAGCTTCTTTTTTCGTAGAATACCAATTACTGCCCAGTTTAACTTATAGAGGTAGTATCAACTCTGATCTTCAAATAAATACCTCTAATCGTTTTACCCCTTCTTTCGTTACAAGAAATAGAACCGCTAGCGGAGCCAAAAGTGGTGAAACAAGAACTTCTTTCGTAAATGAACATACTCTAAATTATAACACGGCTTTCGGTAAGCATAATGTAAATGTGTTAGGCGGGTATTCTTTGAACGTATTTAAGTTCGAAGACTATAGTATTAGTGCCACCGATTTTCCTTCGGATGAGGTTGAAACCATTAACGTTGCGGCAACAACTAGTGGAAGTGGTTCTGCCAGTAAAAATACTTTAGTTTCTTATTTCGGTAGGCTTCAGTACAATTTTGATGAAAAATATATAGTTCAAGGTACCCTAAGGCGAGACGGATCATCAAGATTTGGAGATAATACTAAATGGGGGGTGTTCCCTTCACTTTCCGTTGGATGGAGAATTGGTGAAGAGAATTTCTTAAAAGAAAGTGAATTGTTCAGTGAACTGAAATTGAGAGGTAGCTGGGGTATATCGGGTAACAATAATATTGGTAACTATGAACACATTGCTAATTTAAGCAACACCAACTACAGTTTCGATGGTAATCTGATAGGCGGCCAATCCCCCGGTAATTTTGCCAACCCTGATTTAAGTTGGGAAAAATCGGAAACCTATAATTTTGGTATGGATATAGGTCTTTTCAATAATCGAATATTTACTTCATTTGAATACTACACCAAGAGAAACACCGATTTATTACTAAACATTCCTGTGCCTACGGCGAGTGGCTTTTCTACGGCATTGACCAATATTGGTGAAGTCTTGAATAAAGGATGGGAATTCGAACTGAGCACCAAGAACTTTACTAAGGGAGATTTTACATGGTCTACCGACCTTAATTTTAGTCATAATACCAATGAAGTCATAAAATTGGGGCCCGACGACACGCCCATCTTAGGTGGGGCCTTCGATATCAACCATAACATTCTTGAGGTCGGAAAACCTATGTTTACACTTTATCTCGTGCAACAAGATGGCTTGTTGACATCTGAAGATATTGCAAACGGTGTTCCGCAATATAATGAGCAAGAGGCAGGCGACCCAAAATATGTTGATATTAACAATGACGGGGTGATTACTCCAGATGATAGAACCTATTCGGGCCACCCGAACCCAGATTATATATGGGGCATTACGAACACCTTTGGGTATAAAGGGTTTGACCTATCTGTTCAGGTTCAAGGGCAATGGGGTGGTAAGATTTACTCTACATTTGGCAGGGCGATGTACAGAACGGGCCAAGGTACGCCCGATAACCTTCTAGGAAGGGGCCGAGATAGATATATCTGGCAAGAAAATGCGGTCGTAACCGAGGCTGATGTGGCAGAATTAGAGCGTAAATCTCCTTCCAGTTTTGGAAGAATTAAAAATACAGATTGGCTTTACCCTAACGATTACTGGAGAATACGAAATATCACTTTAGGTTATGACTTAGGTTCACAGTTTGAATCGGAAATAATTACCGGTGCCAGAATTTATCTTTCTATGGAGAACTGGTTTGGTGGTGATAAATATATTGGTGGTTTTAACCCTGAAGCTGTGAATAACAGTGGTGACGATTATGGTGCGTTTCCTCTATCAAGAGCAGTAACCCTAGGTGTAAATCTAAACCTATAA
- a CDS encoding alpha-L-rhamnosidase-like protein produces MKKTAFSALLVQSIVFIVLFLSSYHCSFAQEEKNAWPEIDNTNKPWTRWWWMGNAVDDKNIENTLTAMSKAGLGGVEIQPIYGVKGEEDNYLEYLSEEWLQALDKTLAVADSLGMQVDMTLGTGWPYGGPQVNNEYAATKLAVDTLIIKKGEKVDIELLPKNKKDRAKAELRYVLAFDEAGNHENLTALVKNDRLKWKAKRNNFTLYILFEGKTGQQVKRAAPGGKGFTVDHYSKAAFNDYVKPFDEAFENHGQNLRTIFNDSYEVYGTDFTPNFFEQFQKRRGYDLKPHLALLYSGDNDEANRVRSDYRETLSDLLLTEFDRPWTTWANEKDYQTRLQAHGSPGNLIDMYASADIPECEAFGSMPYDIKGFRREQEDIREGDADPVMLKFSSSAAHISGKPLTSSETFTWLRDHFKTALSQCKPEAEDLLLNGVNHIFLHGSTYSPERAAWPGWKFYASVNFNTNNTIWEDAPELFSYITRCQSMLQSGKPDNETLLYWPIHDVWDDYLKGTLFFQFKIHSLNEWLLNTNFYSTTKKLMNHGIATDFISDRFIEQAKVVDNQIVMPGGTYKSLIIPDCENMPLATLKKLIAMKKEGASIIFEGLPESVPGFHEYTSQNEALKKLLSESSGLEITQNLFQDLEKVEVLPETLVATGLKFIRRDVDGEKIYYLVNHTSEAIESYVPLAHKSDEVAILDPLNGKYGKAHVKKEGEKTLVKVQIPSGGSLFLKTGVFDQMPNWDYFSTQDVSHSINGNWQISFLKGGPKLPEASTLNQLKSWTTLSKDAEYFSGTARYELEFENPDKEVKVWKLDLGDVRESAKIWLNDTYVGTLWSNPFEINLNNLKEGKNKLRIEVTNLPANRIRAKEIRGEEWKIFHEINMVDKDYKDFDATKWSPMPSGLLQSPVLIPLKLEQNN; encoded by the coding sequence ATGAAAAAAACTGCCTTTTCTGCACTATTAGTGCAATCGATTGTATTTATCGTGCTGTTTTTGAGTTCATATCACTGCTCTTTTGCCCAAGAAGAAAAAAATGCGTGGCCAGAAATAGACAACACCAATAAGCCTTGGACACGTTGGTGGTGGATGGGTAACGCCGTTGACGACAAAAACATTGAAAACACCCTTACTGCCATGTCAAAAGCGGGTCTTGGTGGCGTTGAAATTCAACCCATCTATGGGGTAAAGGGCGAAGAAGACAACTATCTAGAGTATCTATCGGAAGAATGGTTACAGGCTCTTGATAAAACGCTTGCCGTAGCCGACAGTCTCGGTATGCAGGTAGATATGACCCTGGGAACGGGTTGGCCTTACGGTGGACCACAAGTAAACAATGAATATGCCGCTACCAAATTGGCAGTTGATACCCTGATTATAAAAAAGGGTGAAAAAGTGGATATTGAACTACTTCCAAAAAACAAGAAAGATAGAGCCAAAGCCGAATTGAGGTATGTGCTGGCTTTTGACGAGGCAGGCAATCATGAAAATCTAACTGCTTTAGTAAAAAACGACAGGCTAAAATGGAAAGCGAAGCGCAACAACTTCACTTTATATATACTTTTCGAAGGCAAAACTGGGCAGCAAGTGAAAAGAGCCGCGCCAGGTGGCAAAGGTTTCACCGTAGATCACTATTCTAAAGCAGCGTTTAATGATTATGTAAAGCCATTTGATGAAGCTTTTGAAAATCACGGACAAAACCTACGAACTATTTTCAACGATAGTTATGAAGTCTACGGAACAGATTTTACGCCCAATTTTTTTGAACAATTTCAAAAAAGAAGGGGGTATGACCTAAAACCGCATTTAGCGCTTCTGTATAGTGGCGATAATGATGAAGCAAACAGGGTGCGTAGCGATTATCGCGAAACCTTGTCCGACCTTCTTTTGACCGAATTTGACCGACCATGGACCACTTGGGCCAATGAAAAAGATTATCAAACTAGACTTCAAGCACATGGTTCTCCAGGAAATCTTATCGACATGTATGCCTCTGCAGATATTCCCGAATGTGAAGCGTTTGGGTCTATGCCCTACGACATTAAAGGCTTCAGACGAGAACAAGAAGATATTCGAGAAGGTGATGCCGACCCGGTTATGCTGAAATTCTCCTCTTCGGCGGCGCATATTTCGGGTAAGCCGTTGACCTCTTCCGAGACTTTCACATGGTTGAGAGATCATTTTAAAACGGCCCTCTCGCAGTGTAAACCCGAAGCCGAAGATTTATTACTGAACGGGGTAAACCATATTTTTCTACATGGGTCTACTTATTCCCCAGAACGAGCGGCTTGGCCGGGCTGGAAGTTTTACGCCTCGGTCAATTTTAATACCAACAATACGATTTGGGAAGATGCCCCTGAACTATTTTCTTATATCACGCGATGCCAGAGCATGCTTCAATCGGGAAAACCTGATAATGAAACCTTGCTTTATTGGCCCATTCACGACGTTTGGGACGATTATTTGAAAGGAACACTTTTCTTTCAGTTCAAGATTCATTCTTTGAACGAGTGGTTGTTGAATACCAATTTCTACTCGACTACCAAAAAACTGATGAATCATGGTATTGCTACCGATTTCATTTCAGACCGCTTTATAGAACAAGCTAAAGTAGTCGATAACCAAATCGTAATGCCCGGCGGCACTTACAAGAGCTTAATAATACCCGACTGTGAGAATATGCCTTTGGCGACTTTAAAAAAGTTGATTGCGATGAAAAAAGAAGGCGCATCAATAATTTTTGAAGGCCTACCGGAAAGCGTACCTGGTTTTCACGAGTATACATCACAAAATGAAGCGTTAAAAAAGCTACTCTCCGAATCGTCGGGGTTAGAAATAACCCAAAATTTATTTCAAGATTTAGAGAAGGTTGAGGTGTTACCGGAAACTTTGGTGGCTACAGGGCTCAAATTTATTCGCAGGGACGTTGATGGAGAGAAAATCTACTATTTGGTCAATCATACTTCCGAAGCTATCGAATCTTATGTTCCGCTGGCCCATAAATCAGATGAGGTTGCCATTCTTGACCCCTTAAACGGTAAGTACGGTAAAGCCCATGTAAAAAAGGAAGGAGAAAAGACTTTGGTCAAAGTTCAAATTCCTTCAGGGGGTTCTCTTTTCCTCAAAACAGGCGTTTTTGACCAGATGCCTAATTGGGACTATTTTAGTACGCAAGACGTTAGTCATTCTATAAATGGAAATTGGCAGATATCATTTTTAAAAGGAGGTCCGAAACTTCCGGAAGCATCAACATTGAATCAATTAAAATCTTGGACAACACTCTCTAAAGATGCCGAATATTTTTCAGGAACCGCCCGATATGAGTTAGAGTTCGAAAATCCTGATAAAGAAGTAAAAGTTTGGAAACTAGACTTGGGCGATGTTCGTGAAAGCGCCAAAATTTGGCTGAACGATACCTACGTCGGAACCTTATGGTCAAACCCTTTTGAAATCAACCTTAACAACCTAAAAGAGGGCAAGAACAAACTAAGAATCGAGGTCACCAATTTACCGGCCAATAGAATTAGGGCAAAAGAAATTCGTGGTGAAGAATGGAAGATTTTTCACGAAATCAATATGGTTGACAAAGATTATAAAGATTTTGATGCTACAAAGTGGAGCCCGATGCCTTCGGGATTATTGCAAAGTCCTGTTCTCATACCCCTAAAACTCGAACAAAACAACTAA